Proteins co-encoded in one Streptomyces sp. NBC_01283 genomic window:
- a CDS encoding GlxA family transcriptional regulator, with protein MSGECVRGECVRGEGVGGEGVRGEGVRGERPHRVAVLVRDGVLPMELGLVHQLFGSARSSAGGRLYELTTCALTPGRIRTDADFPVHAEHGPEAVAAADTVIIPASHEEDESLAPGELPPALADVLRSADGARIASICTGAFALAAAGLLDGRRATTHWLSADLFARTFPAVTVDPDVLYVDEGAVLTSAGEAAGIDLCLHMIRRDHGAAVAADVARRNVVPPHREGGQAQYIRRPVAEPRLTSTGRAREWARTRLAEPLTLAEMAERESMSVRTFSRRFREETGLTPMQWLTQRRVDRARELLEETDRTVDRIAAEAGFGTGASLRQHFQAGLGVSPGAYRMTFRGTCRGTRGGSG; from the coding sequence ATGAGCGGAGAGTGCGTACGAGGAGAGTGCGTACGAGGAGAGGGCGTAGGAGGAGAGGGCGTACGAGGAGAGGGCGTACGAGGAGAGCGGCCCCACCGGGTGGCGGTCCTCGTCAGGGACGGGGTCCTGCCCATGGAACTGGGCCTGGTCCACCAGCTGTTCGGCAGCGCACGCTCGTCGGCGGGCGGACGCCTCTACGAGCTGACGACCTGCGCCCTCACCCCCGGCAGGATCCGCACGGACGCGGACTTCCCCGTCCACGCCGAGCACGGCCCCGAGGCGGTGGCCGCCGCGGACACGGTGATCATCCCGGCGTCGCACGAGGAGGACGAGTCGCTGGCCCCGGGGGAGCTGCCTCCCGCCCTCGCGGACGTGCTGAGGTCCGCTGACGGGGCCCGTATCGCCTCCATCTGCACCGGCGCCTTCGCCCTCGCGGCAGCGGGCCTCCTGGACGGCCGCAGGGCGACCACGCACTGGCTGTCGGCGGACCTCTTCGCCCGTACGTTCCCGGCCGTGACGGTGGACCCGGACGTCCTGTACGTGGACGAGGGCGCCGTCCTCACCTCCGCGGGCGAGGCGGCGGGCATCGACCTCTGCCTGCACATGATCCGCCGCGACCACGGGGCGGCGGTGGCGGCGGACGTGGCCCGCCGCAACGTCGTACCCCCGCACCGCGAGGGCGGCCAGGCCCAGTACATCCGGCGGCCGGTGGCGGAGCCCCGCCTGACGTCGACGGGCCGGGCCAGGGAGTGGGCCCGGACGCGCCTGGCGGAACCCCTGACGCTGGCCGAGATGGCCGAGCGGGAGTCGATGAGCGTGCGCACGTTCAGCCGACGCTTCCGCGAGGAAACGGGCCTGACGCCGATGCAGTGGCTGACCCAGCGGCGCGTGGACCGGGCGCGCGAGCTCCTGGAGGAGACGGACCGCACGGTCGACCGCATCGCGGCGGAGGCGGGCTTCGGCACGGGCGCGTCGCTGCGGCAGCACTTCCAGGCGGGGCTCGGGGTGTCGCCGGGGGCGTATCGGATGACGTTCAGGGGGACGTGCAGGGGGACGAGGGGCGGATCGGGCTGA
- a CDS encoding FAD-dependent oxidoreductase produces the protein MTARTTADRSTRTALVIGGGVAGPVAAMALHKAGIEATVYEACDDSASRPPKEHGSRPGAAMTIAPNGLQALEAIDAAEMVRAIGTPVTSLCLRSWTGRHLAQLTPPADLPTTRFVWRTELDEAIAREAERRDIPLRKGKRLLDATDTGTGVTARFSDGSLERADILIGADGLRSTVRSLIDPSTPKPHYAGTLTFTARVPKTELPSTEGVLYMCYGKRAYFAYQIFDDASAAWSVNLPHREPMTATEAQAVGAKEWLRRLGEAFADDRTPAPDLLTDTPAENVLITGPTETMPPVTSWSRGRMILIGDAAHATSPTSGQGASLAAESAVELARCLRDLPPGQAFKAYESLRRPRVDRILKHTTATATATSAAARTATPKPAGPLSRVLRDALLPVATKVGGAGGAVWGAWQFDHRIDWNERAG, from the coding sequence ATGACCGCGCGAACCACTGCCGACCGCAGCACCCGAACAGCCCTGGTCATCGGGGGTGGTGTCGCAGGTCCGGTGGCGGCGATGGCCCTGCACAAGGCGGGCATCGAGGCGACGGTGTACGAGGCCTGCGACGACTCCGCGTCGAGGCCGCCGAAGGAGCATGGCTCCCGTCCCGGCGCGGCGATGACGATCGCCCCGAACGGCCTGCAGGCGCTGGAAGCGATCGACGCGGCGGAGATGGTGCGCGCGATCGGTACCCCGGTGACGTCCCTGTGCCTGCGCAGCTGGACGGGCCGACACCTGGCCCAGCTCACGCCGCCCGCGGACCTCCCCACCACGCGCTTCGTCTGGCGCACGGAGCTGGACGAGGCGATCGCGAGGGAGGCGGAACGCCGCGACATCCCCCTCCGCAAGGGCAAGCGCCTGCTGGACGCGACCGACACGGGCACGGGCGTGACGGCCCGTTTCTCGGACGGTTCGCTGGAGAGGGCGGACATCCTGATCGGCGCGGACGGCCTGCGCTCGACGGTGCGCTCGCTGATCGACCCCTCCACGCCGAAGCCGCACTACGCCGGGACGCTCACCTTCACGGCACGTGTCCCCAAGACGGAACTCCCTTCCACGGAGGGGGTGTTGTACATGTGCTACGGGAAGCGGGCGTACTTCGCGTACCAGATCTTCGACGACGCGTCGGCGGCCTGGTCCGTGAACCTGCCGCACCGGGAGCCGATGACGGCGACGGAGGCGCAGGCGGTGGGCGCGAAGGAGTGGCTGCGGCGGCTGGGCGAGGCGTTCGCGGACGACCGCACCCCGGCGCCGGACCTCCTGACGGACACACCCGCGGAGAACGTGCTGATCACGGGCCCCACAGAAACGATGCCTCCGGTCACATCGTGGAGCAGGGGCAGGATGATCCTGATCGGGGACGCGGCCCACGCGACGTCCCCCACCTCGGGCCAGGGCGCCTCGCTGGCGGCGGAGAGCGCGGTGGAACTGGCCCGATGCCTAAGGGACTTGCCCCCGGGGCAGGCCTTCAAGGCGTACGAGTCCCTGCGCCGCCCCCGGGTGGACCGCATCCTGAAACACACCACGGCAACGGCGACGGCCACCTCGGCGGCAGCCCGAACAGCCACCCCAAAGCCGGCGGGCCCCCTGAGCCGAGTCCTGCGGGACGCACTGCTGCCGGTGGCGACGAAGGTGGGCGGGGCCGGGGGAGCGGTGTGGGGTGCGTGGCAGTTCGACCACAGGATCGACTGGAACGAGCGGGCCGGGTAG
- a CDS encoding DUF397 domain-containing protein: MISSGPDSHISDDLMWFKSTYSGSNETECVEVAVKDTQVFIRDSKRSADKQFSVDPRAWAGFVASIRDMPRA, translated from the coding sequence ATGATCAGCAGCGGTCCCGACAGCCACATCTCAGATGACCTGATGTGGTTCAAGTCGACCTACAGCGGGTCCAATGAAACTGAGTGCGTAGAGGTCGCGGTCAAAGACACCCAGGTCTTCATACGCGACTCGAAGCGGTCGGCAGACAAGCAATTCAGCGTTGACCCGCGCGCCTGGGCGGGATTCGTCGCGTCCATACGCGACATGCCGCGCGCCTGA
- a CDS encoding helix-turn-helix domain-containing protein: MPARATTRRRQLGATLRKLRVRKGLTLEEAGLRVGVSKATVSRYETREGPVKWLVVEALCRVYEATSAEQDALIGLAKDAKQQGWWRSFADSIPESMNLLLTLEDEAVREDHFSCVYVPGLLQTRAYSTALQLANEIERTPEDIERLVDIRMKRQEILNRPKPPRLWAILDESVIRRVVGSPAIMRDQLDQLLRANESPHVTLQVLPFSQGAHGAALGSFVILGAQETTLDVVYVDLHVGSIFIEKDEELDRYRLAFDYLRAQALDMGASSALIRQVREEIQ, from the coding sequence GTGCCAGCGAGGGCCACCACCCGCCGCCGCCAGCTCGGCGCAACCCTGCGCAAGCTCCGTGTCCGCAAGGGGCTGACTCTGGAGGAGGCCGGTCTGCGCGTCGGTGTATCGAAGGCGACTGTCAGCCGGTACGAGACGCGCGAAGGGCCCGTCAAGTGGCTGGTCGTTGAGGCTCTTTGCCGCGTGTACGAAGCCACCAGCGCCGAGCAGGACGCCCTCATCGGGCTGGCCAAAGATGCCAAACAGCAAGGCTGGTGGAGGTCCTTCGCGGATTCGATCCCGGAGAGCATGAATCTGTTGCTCACTCTCGAAGACGAGGCCGTTCGCGAGGATCACTTCTCCTGCGTCTACGTGCCCGGGCTGCTCCAGACACGCGCCTACTCCACCGCCCTGCAGCTGGCGAACGAGATAGAGCGCACCCCGGAGGACATCGAGCGACTCGTCGACATCCGAATGAAGCGCCAGGAAATCCTCAACCGGCCGAAGCCACCGCGCCTTTGGGCGATCCTCGATGAGTCCGTAATCCGTCGAGTGGTCGGCTCCCCCGCCATCATGCGCGACCAGCTGGACCAGCTGCTGCGCGCCAACGAGTCTCCTCACGTGACACTCCAGGTACTCCCCTTCTCGCAGGGGGCGCACGGTGCCGCTCTCGGCAGCTTCGTGATCCTGGGTGCCCAGGAGACGACTCTCGACGTGGTCTATGTCGATCTGCACGTCGGATCGATCTTCATCGAGAAGGACGAGGAGCTGGACAGATACCGGCTTGCGTTCGACTATCTCCGCGCACAAGCGTTGGACATGGGTGCGTCTTCGGCTCTCATCCGCCAGGTTCGCGAGGAGATTCAATGA
- a CDS encoding ATP-binding protein: MSFYEESAHQMRCVLPFEAVPTELGLLRQTVRCMLGRWGAEAIADEAELAVTELATNIIKHVGEGAAATLVLESKAGRLRVELHDKSHTVPLARVENCDEECGRGLHLLSAMSLDWGTLLTATGKAVWCEFSLESARHCLRVQRAAAVLDEYRRLSGASSAVVPAYVVLEASATDVIADLLHWLAVQGSDPDDVLDRAQARYESEAEAA; the protein is encoded by the coding sequence GTGTCCTTCTATGAAGAGAGCGCGCACCAGATGCGCTGTGTCCTGCCGTTTGAGGCTGTCCCGACGGAGCTAGGTCTGCTGCGTCAAACGGTCCGCTGCATGCTTGGCCGGTGGGGCGCTGAGGCCATCGCCGACGAGGCCGAGCTGGCTGTCACTGAGCTGGCGACGAACATCATCAAGCACGTGGGAGAGGGAGCGGCCGCGACCCTGGTCCTGGAGTCAAAGGCAGGCCGGCTGAGGGTGGAGCTCCATGACAAGAGCCACACTGTGCCGCTGGCGAGGGTCGAGAACTGCGACGAGGAATGCGGCCGCGGCCTGCACCTGCTCTCTGCGATGAGCCTGGACTGGGGCACTCTGCTCACCGCCACGGGCAAGGCCGTTTGGTGCGAGTTCTCGCTTGAATCCGCGCGTCACTGTCTACGGGTTCAACGGGCGGCGGCCGTGCTGGACGAGTACCGGCGGCTTTCCGGCGCCAGCTCAGCGGTCGTACCGGCGTATGTGGTGCTGGAGGCGTCAGCCACCGACGTCATTGCTGACTTGCTGCACTGGCTCGCCGTGCAGGGCAGCGACCCGGACGATGTGCTCGACCGTGCACAGGCGCGTTACGAGTCGGAAGCCGAGGCGGCGTGA
- a CDS encoding HNH endonuclease, translated as MARIDWNRDELLLACALVMQNDWHELRQGDASVLELSDLLRSLPTNQDAAASDPRFRSPNSVSRKTTDIATAHPGYTGATTKGGRPTQTVVSDFVAHPAEMLAAAEAIRQGIGSGELHRIPPQPDEAGDDGETTAREGRLLTRWALYRERDRGLRSRKIRQARRRGQAIRCVVCSFDFTRFYGALGEDYIEVHHTLPLHVSGPTETKLDDLAFLCANCHRMCHKSFRGESWRTPDALKAMIRTSTLDAPHAASASDS; from the coding sequence ATGGCGCGCATCGACTGGAACCGGGACGAGCTGCTGCTGGCCTGCGCACTCGTCATGCAGAACGACTGGCACGAGCTGCGTCAAGGCGACGCGAGCGTGCTTGAGCTGTCCGATCTGCTGCGGTCGCTTCCGACCAACCAGGACGCCGCTGCCAGCGACCCCCGATTCCGCTCGCCCAACAGCGTCAGCCGCAAGACCACGGACATTGCGACCGCCCACCCCGGCTACACGGGCGCCACCACAAAGGGCGGCCGCCCGACACAGACGGTTGTCAGCGACTTCGTGGCCCACCCCGCGGAGATGCTGGCTGCCGCCGAAGCGATCCGTCAGGGCATCGGGTCCGGGGAGCTCCACCGCATACCTCCTCAGCCCGACGAGGCCGGAGATGACGGGGAAACGACGGCACGCGAGGGACGGCTTCTGACTCGGTGGGCTCTGTACCGGGAACGCGACCGCGGTCTCCGCAGCCGCAAGATCCGGCAGGCCCGGCGTCGGGGCCAGGCCATTCGGTGCGTGGTCTGCTCCTTTGACTTCACACGTTTCTACGGCGCTTTGGGAGAGGACTACATCGAGGTCCATCACACTCTCCCTCTCCACGTCTCCGGACCGACCGAGACCAAGCTCGACGACCTCGCTTTCCTGTGCGCCAACTGCCACCGCATGTGCCACAAGAGCTTCCGTGGAGAATCCTGGCGCACTCCCGACGCGTTGAAGGCGATGATCCGCACTTCCACACTGGACGCCCCTCACGCCGCCTCGGCTTCCGACTCGTAA
- a CDS encoding DNA cytosine methyltransferase, producing the protein MTHMNELEHVYTSVEICAGAGGQAIGLHQAGFRHLALVEIDSHAAETLNRNIRKRKEWEWERKHCDVLSADVKEFEPADDLRKGGGLLAAQGLDLLAGGVPCPPFSHAGKQLGKDDERDLFPRMLALVKDLKPRAVMIENVRGIMDPKFSDYRDWILAKLQGGTYRGEDGEEAYDRGLGYTVCKWGVLEASDFGVPQLRPRAVLVAIRNDVLKDVKYEWPTPTHEDPVSVAESLKPSMLKRYKPYFEGEHAERARSAYDLWLKKARERDAELKGKGGGIAPTLVGGSKKHGGADLGPSRAKAAWKQLGVSGLGVANDAETCKERGTEKRDLFGPDGPMLTVEQAAIIQGFPQGWEFSGGKTAQYRQVGNAFPPPVARAVGESILDVLKGARERDRKNS; encoded by the coding sequence ATGACCCACATGAATGAGCTTGAGCACGTCTACACCTCTGTGGAGATCTGTGCTGGGGCGGGTGGGCAGGCCATTGGCTTGCATCAGGCCGGATTCAGACACCTTGCGCTCGTAGAGATCGATTCCCATGCGGCCGAGACGCTCAACCGGAACATCCGCAAGCGCAAGGAATGGGAGTGGGAGAGAAAGCACTGCGACGTCCTGTCTGCGGACGTCAAAGAATTCGAGCCCGCCGATGACCTGCGGAAAGGCGGCGGCCTGCTCGCGGCCCAGGGGCTGGACCTTCTCGCAGGTGGCGTTCCGTGCCCGCCGTTTTCCCATGCTGGCAAGCAGCTCGGCAAGGATGATGAGCGCGATCTCTTCCCGCGCATGCTCGCGCTCGTCAAGGACCTCAAGCCGCGCGCGGTGATGATCGAGAACGTCCGCGGGATCATGGACCCGAAGTTCAGCGACTACCGCGACTGGATCCTTGCCAAGCTGCAGGGGGGCACCTACCGCGGGGAGGACGGCGAGGAAGCGTACGACCGAGGGCTCGGGTACACCGTCTGCAAGTGGGGCGTTCTGGAAGCCAGTGACTTCGGCGTTCCCCAGCTCCGTCCACGCGCCGTTCTCGTGGCTATCCGTAACGACGTCCTGAAGGACGTCAAGTACGAGTGGCCTACACCCACCCACGAGGACCCGGTCAGCGTCGCGGAAAGCCTCAAGCCGTCCATGCTCAAGCGGTACAAGCCCTACTTCGAGGGGGAGCATGCAGAGCGTGCTCGTTCTGCGTACGACCTGTGGCTGAAGAAGGCCCGTGAGCGTGATGCCGAGCTCAAGGGCAAGGGCGGCGGCATCGCGCCCACGCTCGTCGGCGGATCGAAGAAGCACGGCGGGGCAGATCTCGGCCCAAGTCGCGCGAAGGCCGCGTGGAAGCAGCTGGGTGTCTCGGGCCTAGGCGTCGCCAACGACGCCGAAACGTGCAAGGAGAGAGGCACCGAGAAGCGCGACCTCTTCGGACCGGACGGCCCGATGCTCACGGTGGAGCAGGCTGCGATCATCCAGGGCTTCCCGCAAGGTTGGGAATTCTCCGGAGGAAAGACCGCACAGTACCGGCAGGTGGGAAACGCATTCCCGCCGCCCGTGGCAAGGGCGGTCGGGGAGTCAATTCTGGACGTCCTCAAAGGTGCACGTGAGCGTGACCGGAAGAACAGCTGA
- a CDS encoding very short patch repair endonuclease, producing the protein MPGNEWEPPVGSWASSAARRRNMQAIKSRDTKPERLIRKLVHAQGLRYRVAAKPLPDLRRTADMVFRPTRVAVFIDGCYWHGCPEHYVPPKTNSGYWSHKVARNMARDRDTDQRLTEAGWLVLRFWEHEPADDCAAQIATEVDKRRNRSRGNSESD; encoded by the coding sequence GTGCCCGGTAATGAGTGGGAACCGCCTGTCGGTTCTTGGGCATCGTCTGCGGCTCGCCGCCGCAATATGCAGGCCATCAAGAGTAGGGACACAAAGCCTGAGCGGTTGATCCGCAAACTGGTCCACGCGCAGGGTCTGCGCTATCGGGTCGCCGCCAAACCGCTTCCGGACCTGCGCCGGACCGCAGACATGGTCTTTCGCCCTACTCGGGTCGCCGTCTTCATCGATGGCTGTTACTGGCACGGCTGTCCCGAGCACTACGTCCCACCGAAAACCAACTCTGGCTACTGGTCGCACAAAGTCGCCCGGAACATGGCCCGCGACCGGGACACCGATCAGCGCCTCACCGAGGCAGGCTGGCTCGTGCTCCGTTTCTGGGAGCACGAGCCAGCCGACGACTGCGCCGCCCAGATCGCTACTGAGGTCGACAAGCGGCGAAACCGCAGTCGGGGGAACAGCGAGTCCGACTGA
- a CDS encoding NaeI family type II restriction endonuclease has protein sequence MLPFDEDVAAAKRILHDGLPKQDDELLKVREQIQALDPDGHRFASVLRDTIDMLLNGETTGRYDWKTLFKTEKTHAGTLVEINLQREFKFADGLDMDYQIAGIDVDCKYSQQFGGWMIPPEAMGHICLFVWADDHKSRWSAGLFRVRDEWLNHGGNRDSKLTVKAEHRSRIMWLWRNADLPENVLLHMDPADREAVFASKSGQQRLNELFRRVQQRRIGRNVVRTVAQQKDYMKRVRGNGGSRSALRSEGILIMGDYDSHRRIAEQLGLPPSREGEFVSARVVAAQSHHSHLPRASIDSCDWVLATAEDPPETAPKLPAHTSLL, from the coding sequence TTGCTTCCATTCGACGAAGACGTCGCAGCGGCGAAACGCATCCTTCACGACGGACTGCCGAAGCAGGACGATGAGCTCCTCAAGGTGCGCGAGCAGATCCAGGCCCTCGACCCCGACGGCCACCGGTTCGCATCCGTCCTCCGAGACACCATCGACATGCTCCTCAACGGTGAGACCACCGGGCGCTACGACTGGAAGACTCTCTTCAAGACGGAGAAGACACACGCTGGGACTTTGGTAGAGATCAACTTGCAGCGTGAGTTCAAATTCGCTGACGGCCTCGACATGGACTACCAAATCGCTGGCATTGATGTGGACTGCAAGTACTCCCAGCAGTTCGGTGGCTGGATGATCCCCCCGGAGGCCATGGGTCACATATGCCTCTTCGTCTGGGCCGACGACCACAAGAGCCGGTGGAGCGCCGGCCTGTTCCGGGTACGTGACGAGTGGCTGAACCACGGCGGAAACCGTGACTCAAAGCTCACGGTGAAGGCGGAGCACCGGAGCCGAATCATGTGGCTGTGGCGCAACGCGGACCTCCCAGAGAACGTACTTCTGCATATGGACCCGGCTGACCGGGAAGCCGTCTTCGCCTCCAAATCCGGGCAGCAGCGACTGAACGAGCTCTTCCGGAGAGTGCAGCAGCGGCGCATTGGCCGGAATGTTGTGCGGACGGTGGCCCAGCAGAAGGACTACATGAAGCGGGTCCGGGGCAACGGCGGGTCCCGCTCGGCTCTTCGGTCTGAGGGCATCCTCATCATGGGCGACTATGACAGCCATCGGAGAATCGCTGAGCAACTGGGCCTCCCGCCGTCTCGCGAAGGTGAGTTCGTGAGTGCACGCGTAGTTGCGGCCCAGTCGCACCACAGCCACCTGCCCCGAGCGTCCATCGACAGCTGCGACTGGGTGTTAGCCACGGCCGAGGATCCGCCGGAGACGGCACCAAAGCTGCCGGCACACACATCTCTCCTCTAG
- a CDS encoding SEC-C metal-binding domain-containing protein — protein sequence MRPDTPADHIAEAERLERTAGLYPEDTEHLLLQAAAHLELAGERDRATTLYDRLLAPDAPHPASAPTLIRALKASNLWEYGHEAEARAIIDGVRAAAPRDPAPWVIVAESLEAHDELAQAQETFTEALELVLPPGSGGTPSYDQRPLLFGRHRVRRLLGAEHDAWDALADEVSSSPVPLDELHDPKRIWSLGSDNPAELRAEISRIQAELGSYREALSRPFPVAVLHWPSTELEELLTAYPSLESEYPSHEAHLATIEESLRELSASGTPNLGIVTGTVPSYEAFAASEGTDPTDTSLLPQYATTLAARGRAAGWPPEAGAVCWCGSGRVYGECHGVPQG from the coding sequence ATGCGCCCCGACACGCCTGCCGACCACATCGCCGAAGCCGAGCGCCTGGAGCGGACCGCCGGCTTGTACCCCGAGGACACCGAGCACCTGCTGCTCCAGGCCGCGGCCCACCTGGAACTGGCGGGCGAACGCGACCGCGCGACCACGCTCTACGACCGCCTGCTGGCCCCGGACGCCCCGCACCCGGCATCGGCCCCGACCCTCATCCGCGCCCTGAAGGCCTCGAACCTCTGGGAGTACGGCCACGAGGCGGAGGCAAGGGCGATCATCGACGGCGTACGGGCGGCGGCGCCGCGCGACCCGGCACCGTGGGTGATCGTGGCGGAGTCGCTGGAGGCCCACGACGAGCTGGCCCAAGCGCAGGAGACCTTCACGGAGGCCCTGGAACTCGTGCTGCCGCCCGGCTCCGGAGGCACCCCGTCCTACGACCAGCGCCCCCTGCTGTTCGGCCGCCACAGGGTGCGCCGCCTGCTGGGCGCGGAACACGACGCGTGGGACGCACTCGCAGACGAGGTCTCGTCGTCCCCCGTCCCCCTGGACGAACTGCACGACCCGAAGCGAATCTGGTCCCTGGGCTCGGACAACCCCGCGGAACTCCGCGCCGAAATCTCCCGCATCCAGGCGGAGTTGGGCTCCTACAGGGAGGCACTGTCCCGCCCGTTCCCGGTGGCGGTGCTGCACTGGCCGTCCACGGAACTGGAAGAACTCCTGACGGCGTACCCGTCACTGGAATCCGAATACCCCTCGCACGAGGCGCACTTGGCGACCATAGAGGAGTCATTGCGCGAGCTGTCAGCGTCCGGCACCCCCAACCTGGGAATCGTCACAGGCACGGTCCCGTCCTACGAAGCCTTCGCAGCCTCAGAGGGCACCGACCCAACGGACACCTCCCTACTCCCCCAGTACGCAACGACGCTGGCGGCAAGGGGTCGCGCTGCGGGGTGGCCACCGGAGGCGGGGGCGGTTTGCTGGTGCGGGTCGGGACGGGTCTATGGGGAGTGCCACGGGGTGCCGCAGGGCTAG
- a CDS encoding class E sortase, with product MRERVERVPVVVQGRRGRRGRAARLVWGGAEVAVTCGLVLLLLVVHQLWWTNRQAREGAERQVQALEREWGSPSDSAPADADADADADADADADADAGAESGADPAAETPSRASGSGSQKSARRPHTVTAPTPDWDQAYAVLRIPRIGIRVPVAEGVSKSAVLNKGYVGHYPRTAQPGEGGNFALAGHRNTHGEPFRRIDRLGDGDELFVETKSAVYTYVVDATLGQTSARDGGVIRPVPRSDVKAGHGYSSPGYYITLTTCTPEYTSKYRLIVWGKLRSMRPR from the coding sequence GTGCGGGAGCGGGTGGAGCGGGTTCCTGTTGTTGTGCAGGGGCGGCGGGGGCGGCGCGGGCGTGCCGCCCGTCTGGTGTGGGGCGGCGCCGAGGTTGCCGTCACCTGCGGGCTCGTCCTGCTGCTCCTCGTCGTCCATCAGCTCTGGTGGACCAACCGCCAAGCCCGCGAAGGCGCCGAGCGCCAGGTTCAGGCCCTTGAGCGGGAGTGGGGGAGCCCCTCGGACTCCGCTCCTGCCGATGCCGATGCCGATGCCGATGCCGATGCCGATGCGGATGCGGATGCGGATGCTGGCGCCGAGTCTGGCGCCGACCCCGCCGCCGAAACCCCGTCTCGTGCCTCCGGCTCCGGCTCCCAGAAGTCCGCCCGGCGGCCGCACACCGTCACCGCCCCCACCCCCGACTGGGACCAGGCCTACGCCGTCCTCCGCATTCCGCGCATCGGGATCCGCGTGCCCGTGGCCGAGGGGGTCAGCAAGAGTGCCGTACTCAACAAGGGGTACGTCGGGCACTATCCGCGCACCGCCCAGCCCGGGGAAGGCGGGAACTTCGCTCTCGCCGGGCATCGCAACACCCACGGGGAGCCCTTCCGGCGCATCGATCGGCTGGGCGACGGGGACGAGCTGTTCGTCGAGACCAAGAGCGCCGTCTATACGTACGTCGTCGACGCGACGCTCGGCCAGACCTCCGCCCGTGACGGCGGGGTCATCCGGCCGGTTCCCCGCAGTGACGTGAAAGCCGGGCACGGCTACAGCTCCCCCGGTTACTACATCACCCTCACCACCTGCACCCCCGAGTACACCTCCAAGTACCGGCTCATCGTGTGGGGCAAGCTGCGGTCCATGCGGCCCCGGTAG
- a CDS encoding DUF6412 domain-containing protein, translating into MQDALRGWKAALRPTGLLLFLLVEVVLLDASSLTAAVALAATAAAGSALAACSVIAARCAPAVPRTRVRTAIRDREKRTAFLPQRDPDASGRRRPRAPGRLVLTAA; encoded by the coding sequence ATGCAGGACGCACTCCGCGGCTGGAAAGCCGCCCTCCGTCCCACCGGTCTTCTCCTCTTCCTCCTCGTCGAGGTCGTCCTCCTCGACGCGAGCAGCCTCACCGCCGCCGTCGCGCTCGCCGCGACCGCCGCCGCGGGCTCCGCACTCGCCGCCTGCTCGGTCATCGCCGCGCGCTGCGCACCCGCCGTGCCCCGCACCCGCGTGCGTACGGCCATCCGCGATCGCGAGAAGCGCACCGCGTTCCTGCCCCAGCGCGACCCCGATGCCTCGGGCCGCAGGCGACCCCGAGCACCGGGACGTCTCGTCCTGACGGCCGCGTAG
- a CDS encoding YidC/Oxa1 family membrane protein insertase translates to MSPFMSVFAGLVGSLADLLEPLFHASATAAAIVLFTACVRLLVHPLSRASARGQKARARLNPQIAELRKKHAKNPEKLQKAVLELHAAEKVSPLSGCLPSLFQLPAFFLLYHLFSNTSIGGEANSLLGHKLFEAPLGGRWADALGDGGVFGAQGLVYLGLFAIVAAVATFNFRRTKTQMAATAAATPAGDAGQQVPGMGAMTKVMPFMSYMTLFTVAFVPLAAALYVVTSTTWSAVERAVLYRDVPIGAGALATAG, encoded by the coding sequence CTGTCTCCTTTCATGTCCGTGTTCGCCGGCTTGGTCGGCTCCCTCGCCGACCTGCTCGAACCGCTCTTCCACGCCTCCGCGACGGCCGCCGCCATCGTGCTGTTCACCGCGTGCGTACGACTCCTCGTCCACCCCTTGTCGCGGGCGTCGGCCCGTGGCCAGAAGGCACGCGCCAGGCTGAACCCGCAGATCGCCGAGCTGCGCAAGAAGCACGCCAAGAACCCCGAGAAGCTGCAGAAGGCGGTCCTTGAACTGCACGCGGCGGAGAAGGTCTCGCCGCTCTCCGGGTGCCTGCCCAGCCTGTTCCAGCTCCCGGCGTTCTTCCTGCTCTACCACCTGTTCTCCAACACCAGCATCGGCGGCGAGGCCAACTCGCTCCTCGGCCACAAGCTCTTCGAGGCGCCGCTGGGCGGGCGGTGGGCGGACGCGCTCGGCGATGGCGGGGTCTTCGGGGCGCAGGGCCTCGTCTACCTCGGGCTCTTCGCGATCGTGGCCGCCGTCGCGACCTTCAACTTCCGGCGTACGAAGACGCAGATGGCCGCGACGGCCGCCGCCACGCCCGCGGGCGACGCGGGCCAGCAGGTGCCCGGCATGGGCGCGATGACCAAGGTCATGCCGTTCATGTCGTACATGACGCTGTTCACCGTCGCCTTCGTGCCGCTGGCAGCCGCGCTGTACGTGGTCACCAGCACCACCTGGAGCGCGGTCGAGCGGGCCGTCCTCTACCGCGACGTGCCGATCGGCGCCGGGGCGCTGGCTACTGCCGGGTAA